From one Streptomyces chromofuscus genomic stretch:
- a CDS encoding DNA translocase FtsK — translation MASRPSAAKKQPAKKAAASAKAPAKKAAAKKAPAKKAAPARRVAPAKKAAPKPAPSPTGGIYRLVRALWLGLAHAVGAVFRGIGQGAKNLDPAHRKDGVALLLLALALIVAAGTWSNLRGPVGDLVEILVTGTFGRLDLLTPILLAVVAVRFIRHPEQPEANGRIVIGLSALLIGVLGQVHIACGSPARSAGMQAVRDAGGLIGWGAATPLTYALGEVLAVPLLVLLTVFGLLVVTATPVNAIPQRLRLLGVKLGLVREPELDDDFTEDDERYDEQWREALPARGRRRRGQAPQGYDPDGAEQEALSRRRGGPGRTSVPQPERGRQKDAVDVAAAAAAALDGAVLHGMPPSPIVADLTQGVSVGDRAETTPTPTPVPAARPEQQKIGTGVPDLTKSPPVQPRELPPRAEQLQLSGDITYALPALDLLTRGGPGKARSAANDAVVASLTNVFTEFKVDAAVTGFTRGPTVTRYEVELGPAVKVERITALTKNIAYAVASPDVRIISPIPGKSAVGIEIPNTDREMVNLGDVLRLAESAEDDDPMLVAFGKDVEGGYVMHSLAKMPHMLVAGATGSGKSSCINCLITSVMMRATPEDVRMILVDPKRVELTAYEGIPHLITPIITNPKRAAEALQWVVREMDLRYDDLAAYGYRHIDDFNRAVREGKVKPPEGSERELQPYPYLLVIVDELADLMMVAPRDVEDAIVRITQLARAAGIHLVLATQRPSVDVVTGLIKANVPSRLAFATSSLADSRVILDQPGAEKLIGKGDGLFLPMGANKPTRMQGAFVTEEEIAAVVRHCKDQMAPVFRDDVTVGTQQKKEIDEDIGDDLDLLCQAAELVVSTQFGSTSMLQRKLRVGFAKAGRLMDLMESRNIVGPSEGSKARDVLVKPDELDGVLAVIRGESEG, via the coding sequence ATGGCCTCACGTCCCTCCGCAGCCAAGAAGCAGCCCGCCAAGAAGGCTGCCGCTTCGGCGAAGGCTCCGGCGAAGAAGGCCGCCGCGAAGAAGGCCCCGGCGAAGAAGGCGGCGCCCGCCAGGAGGGTGGCCCCGGCGAAGAAGGCCGCACCCAAGCCGGCGCCGAGCCCCACCGGGGGCATCTACCGGCTCGTCCGCGCGCTCTGGCTCGGCCTGGCGCACGCCGTCGGCGCAGTCTTCCGAGGGATAGGGCAGGGCGCGAAGAACCTCGACCCGGCCCACCGCAAGGACGGCGTCGCCCTGCTGCTGCTCGCGCTCGCGCTGATCGTCGCCGCGGGCACCTGGTCGAACCTGCGCGGTCCCGTCGGTGACCTCGTCGAGATACTGGTCACCGGCACCTTCGGACGACTTGACCTGCTCACGCCGATCCTGCTCGCGGTCGTCGCCGTGCGGTTCATCCGGCACCCCGAGCAGCCCGAGGCCAACGGCCGCATCGTCATCGGCCTGTCCGCGCTGCTCATAGGCGTGCTCGGACAGGTCCACATCGCGTGCGGCTCGCCCGCCCGCAGCGCCGGCATGCAGGCCGTACGGGACGCCGGCGGACTCATCGGCTGGGGCGCGGCGACCCCGCTGACGTACGCCCTGGGCGAGGTGCTCGCCGTACCGCTGCTGGTGCTGCTCACGGTCTTCGGGCTGCTGGTCGTCACGGCCACCCCGGTCAACGCCATCCCGCAGCGGCTGCGGCTGCTCGGCGTGAAGCTCGGCCTCGTTCGCGAACCCGAACTGGACGACGACTTCACCGAGGACGACGAGCGCTACGACGAGCAGTGGCGCGAGGCGCTCCCCGCGCGGGGCCGCCGCCGGCGCGGGCAGGCCCCGCAAGGCTACGACCCCGACGGAGCCGAGCAGGAGGCGCTCTCCCGGCGTCGCGGCGGCCCCGGGCGCACGTCCGTGCCACAGCCCGAGAGAGGGCGGCAGAAGGACGCCGTGGACGTCGCCGCGGCCGCCGCCGCCGCGCTCGACGGCGCCGTCCTGCACGGCATGCCGCCCTCGCCGATCGTCGCCGACCTCACCCAGGGCGTCAGCGTGGGCGACCGCGCGGAGACGACGCCCACCCCGACGCCGGTGCCGGCCGCCCGGCCCGAGCAGCAGAAGATCGGGACCGGGGTCCCCGACCTCACCAAGTCGCCGCCCGTGCAGCCGCGCGAACTGCCGCCGCGCGCCGAGCAGCTCCAGCTGTCCGGCGACATCACCTACGCCCTGCCGGCGCTCGACCTCCTCACGCGCGGCGGCCCCGGCAAGGCGCGCAGCGCCGCCAACGACGCCGTCGTCGCCTCGCTGACGAACGTGTTCACCGAGTTCAAGGTCGACGCCGCGGTCACCGGCTTCACGCGCGGGCCGACGGTGACGCGCTACGAGGTGGAACTCGGGCCCGCCGTGAAGGTCGAGCGGATCACCGCGCTCACCAAGAACATCGCGTACGCCGTCGCCAGCCCCGACGTGCGGATCATCAGCCCCATCCCGGGCAAGTCCGCGGTCGGCATCGAGATCCCGAACACCGACCGGGAGATGGTCAACCTCGGCGACGTACTGCGGCTCGCGGAGTCCGCCGAGGACGACGACCCGATGCTGGTGGCCTTCGGCAAGGACGTCGAGGGCGGGTACGTCATGCACTCGCTGGCGAAGATGCCGCACATGCTGGTCGCCGGAGCCACCGGTTCCGGCAAGTCGTCGTGCATCAACTGCCTGATCACTTCGGTCATGATGCGGGCGACCCCCGAGGACGTCCGGATGATCCTCGTTGACCCCAAGCGGGTCGAGCTGACCGCCTACGAGGGCATCCCGCACCTGATCACGCCGATCATCACCAACCCGAAGCGGGCCGCCGAGGCGCTTCAGTGGGTCGTACGGGAGATGGACCTCCGCTACGACGATCTGGCGGCGTACGGCTACCGGCACATCGACGACTTCAACCGTGCCGTGCGCGAGGGCAAGGTCAAGCCGCCCGAGGGCAGCGAGCGGGAGTTGCAGCCCTACCCCTACCTGCTGGTGATCGTCGACGAGCTCGCCGACCTGATGATGGTGGCGCCGCGCGACGTCGAGGACGCGATCGTGCGCATCACGCAGCTCGCGCGCGCGGCCGGCATCCACCTGGTGCTCGCCACGCAGCGGCCGTCGGTCGACGTGGTCACCGGCCTGATCAAGGCGAACGTGCCGTCGCGGCTCGCCTTCGCCACCTCGTCGCTGGCGGACTCCCGGGTCATCCTCGACCAGCCCGGCGCCGAGAAGCTGATCGGCAAGGGCGACGGGCTGTTCCTGCCGATGGGCGCGAACAAACCCACGCGTATGCAGGGCGCGTTCGTGACCGAGGAGGAGATCGCGGCCGTCGTCCGGCACTGCAAGGACCAGATGGCGCCGGTGTTCCGGGACGACGTCACCGTCGGCACCCAGCAGAAGAAGGAGATCGACGAGGACATCGGCGACGACCTGGATCTGCTGTGCCAGGCGGCCGAGCTGGTCGTCTCCACGCAGTTCGGGTCGACCTCCATGCTCCAGCGCAAGCTGCGCGTCGGCTTCGCCAAGGCCGGGCGGCTGATGGACCTGATGGAATCGCGCAACATCGTCGGGCCGAGCGAGGGCTCCAAGGCACGTGATGTTCTTGTGAAGCCCGATGAGCTGGATGGCGTGCTCGCCGTCATCCGTGGGGAGTCTGAAGGGTAG
- a CDS encoding helix-turn-helix domain-containing protein, whose translation MSIGNSPEDERPFEDVPEEARLSIGRALQQARIAAGLTVDDVSTATRVRIGIVHAIEADDFAPCGGDVYARGHIRTLAKYVHLDPAPLLAQYDAERGGSPAPTPAAPLFEAERIRPERRGPNWTAAMVAAIVAVIGFVGFTLFKGDSEDGSKAPVAEGAKPSAGTSGSPSADAPKPTDPKPDPTESAIAAAPRDKVTVQVSAVDGRSWISAKDHNGRLLFDGLLKQGQSKTFQDSSKINLVLGDAGAIQLYVNGKKIEDDFQPGAVERLTYTKGDPQVG comes from the coding sequence GTGTCCATCGGCAACTCCCCTGAAGACGAGCGTCCGTTCGAAGACGTTCCCGAGGAAGCCCGCCTCTCCATCGGCCGTGCCCTGCAGCAGGCGCGCATTGCCGCCGGGCTGACCGTCGATGACGTCAGTACCGCCACCCGGGTCCGCATCGGCATCGTGCACGCCATCGAGGCGGACGACTTCGCACCGTGCGGCGGCGACGTCTACGCGCGCGGGCACATCAGGACCCTGGCCAAGTACGTCCACCTGGATCCCGCGCCCCTGCTCGCGCAGTACGACGCCGAGCGCGGCGGGAGTCCGGCGCCGACGCCGGCGGCGCCGCTGTTCGAAGCCGAGCGCATCCGTCCGGAGCGACGGGGGCCCAACTGGACCGCGGCCATGGTCGCCGCGATCGTCGCCGTGATCGGCTTCGTAGGGTTCACCCTGTTCAAGGGTGACTCCGAGGACGGCTCCAAGGCACCGGTCGCCGAAGGCGCCAAGCCCTCGGCGGGCACCTCCGGCTCGCCGTCCGCCGATGCCCCCAAGCCCACCGACCCCAAGCCCGACCCCACCGAGAGCGCCATCGCGGCCGCCCCGCGGGACAAGGTCACCGTGCAGGTCAGCGCCGTCGACGGCCGCAGCTGGATCTCCGCCAAGGACCACAACGGCCGGCTCCTGTTCGACGGCCTGCTCAAGCAGGGCCAGTCCAAGACCTTCCAGGACAGCTCCAAGATCAACCTGGTGCTCGGCGACGCGGGCGCCATCCAGCTCTACGTGAACGGCAAGAAGATCGAGGACGACTTCCAGCCCGGCGCCGTGGAGCGGCTCACCTACACGAAGGGCGATCCGCAGGTCGGCTGA
- the rimO gene encoding 30S ribosomal protein S12 methylthiotransferase RimO — protein MPERRTVALVTLGCARNEVDSEELAGRLEADGWELVEDAEDADVAVVNTCGFVDAAKKDSVDALLEANDLKGHGRTQAVVAVGCMAERYGKELAEALPEADGVLGFDDYANISDRLQTILNGGIHAAHTPRDRRKLLPISPAERQSASDVALPGHGAPSDLPAGLAPASGPRAPLRRRLDGSPVASVKLASGCDRRCSFCAIPSFRGSFISRRPSDVLNETRWLAEQGVKEIMLVSENNTSYGKDLGDIRLLESLLPELAEVDGIERVRVSYLQPAEMRPGLIDVLTSTPKVAPYFDLSFQHSAPGVLRAMRRFGDTDRFLELLDTIRSKAPEAGVRSNFIVGFPGETEADLAELERFLNGARLDAIGVFGYSDEEGTEAATYDNKLDVDVVAERLAHISQLAEELVSQRAEERLGQTLRVLVESVDAEEGTHGRAAHQAPETDGQVLLTGVTGGEALSVGRMVEAKVVGTEGVDLVAEPLTAFVSAGGDGRAGSEEAGR, from the coding sequence ATGCCTGAACGCCGTACCGTCGCACTTGTCACCCTTGGCTGCGCCCGTAACGAGGTGGACTCGGAGGAGCTCGCAGGCCGTTTGGAGGCGGACGGCTGGGAGCTCGTCGAGGACGCCGAGGACGCGGACGTCGCCGTGGTGAACACGTGCGGCTTCGTCGACGCCGCCAAGAAGGACTCCGTCGACGCCCTCCTGGAGGCCAATGACCTCAAGGGGCACGGCAGAACCCAGGCCGTCGTGGCGGTGGGCTGCATGGCCGAGCGATACGGCAAGGAACTCGCCGAGGCCCTCCCCGAGGCCGACGGCGTGCTCGGCTTCGACGACTACGCGAACATCTCCGACCGCCTGCAGACCATCCTGAACGGTGGCATCCACGCCGCGCACACCCCGCGCGACCGGCGCAAGCTGCTGCCGATCAGCCCGGCCGAGCGGCAGTCGGCGTCCGACGTGGCGCTGCCGGGCCACGGCGCCCCCTCCGACCTGCCGGCGGGCCTCGCCCCGGCCTCCGGCCCGCGTGCGCCGCTGCGGCGCCGGCTGGACGGCAGCCCCGTCGCCTCGGTGAAGCTGGCCTCCGGCTGTGACCGGCGCTGCTCCTTCTGCGCCATCCCGTCCTTCCGCGGCTCCTTCATCTCGCGCCGCCCGAGCGACGTGCTGAACGAGACGCGGTGGCTGGCCGAGCAGGGCGTCAAGGAGATCATGCTGGTCTCCGAGAACAACACCTCCTACGGCAAGGACCTGGGCGACATCCGCCTGCTGGAGTCGCTGCTGCCGGAGCTTGCGGAGGTCGACGGCATCGAGCGGGTGCGCGTCAGCTACCTCCAGCCCGCCGAGATGCGGCCCGGCCTGATCGACGTACTGACCTCGACGCCGAAGGTCGCGCCCTACTTCGACCTGTCCTTCCAGCACTCCGCGCCGGGCGTGCTGCGTGCGATGCGCCGGTTCGGCGACACCGACCGGTTCCTGGAACTGCTCGACACCATCCGGAGCAAGGCGCCCGAGGCGGGCGTGCGGTCCAACTTCATCGTCGGCTTCCCCGGGGAGACCGAGGCCGACCTGGCCGAGCTGGAGCGGTTCCTGAACGGGGCACGGCTGGACGCGATCGGCGTCTTCGGCTATTCCGACGAGGAGGGCACGGAGGCGGCGACGTACGACAACAAGCTCGACGTGGACGTCGTCGCCGAGCGGCTCGCCCACATCTCGCAGCTCGCCGAGGAACTCGTCTCGCAGCGGGCCGAGGAGCGCCTCGGACAGACCCTGCGCGTCCTGGTGGAGTCGGTGGACGCCGAGGAGGGTACCCACGGGCGGGCGGCGCACCAGGCGCCGGAGACGGACGGCCAGGTGCTGCTCACCGGCGTCACGGGCGGCGAGGCCCTGAGCGTCGGTCGTATGGTCGAGGCGAAGGTGGTCGGTACGGAGGGCGTCGACCTCGTGGCCGAGCCGCTGACGGCGTTCGTGAGCGCCGGCGGCGACGGCCGGGCCGGCAGTGAGGAGGCGGGCAGATGA
- the pgsA gene encoding CDP-diacylglycerol--glycerol-3-phosphate 3-phosphatidyltransferase translates to MTGVPASAAGGSARANGAAAAPAGASSTKAPVKGMGVSGAGATGTGVSGPAAVADEATGAQTEAKPARGGKIAAAAVNQASVWNVANLLTMLRLLLVPGFVALMLADGGYDPAWRSLAWAAFAIAMITDLFDGHLARTYNLVTDFGKIADPIADKAIMGAALICLSGLGDLPWWVTGVILGRELGITLLRFLVIRYGVIPASRGGKLKTLTQGVAVGMYVLALTGWLATLRFWVMAAAVVLTVATGLDYVRQAIVLRRQGIAERRAALQESEG, encoded by the coding sequence ATGACCGGAGTACCGGCGTCCGCCGCGGGTGGCTCCGCCCGGGCGAACGGCGCGGCCGCGGCCCCCGCGGGCGCCTCCTCGACGAAGGCTCCCGTGAAGGGCATGGGTGTGTCCGGCGCGGGCGCCACGGGGACGGGTGTCTCCGGCCCGGCTGCCGTCGCAGACGAGGCCACCGGCGCGCAGACGGAGGCGAAACCGGCGCGCGGCGGGAAGATCGCGGCCGCTGCGGTGAACCAGGCCAGCGTCTGGAACGTCGCCAACCTGCTGACCATGCTCCGGCTGCTGCTCGTCCCCGGCTTCGTCGCGTTGATGCTGGCCGACGGCGGCTACGACCCCGCCTGGCGCTCGCTCGCCTGGGCGGCCTTCGCCATCGCCATGATCACCGATCTGTTCGACGGGCATCTGGCGCGCACCTACAACCTGGTCACCGACTTCGGGAAGATCGCCGACCCCATCGCCGACAAGGCGATCATGGGTGCGGCGCTGATCTGCCTGTCGGGGCTGGGCGATCTGCCGTGGTGGGTGACGGGGGTGATCCTCGGGCGGGAACTGGGGATCACGCTCCTGCGTTTTCTGGTCATTCGCTACGGCGTCATCCCCGCCAGCCGTGGCGGGAAGCTGAAGACCCTCACCCAGGGCGTGGCCGTGGGAATGTACGTGCTGGCGCTCACGGGATGGCTGGCCACCCTGCGGTTCTGGGTGATGGCCGCGGCGGTCGTGCTGACCGTGGCGACCGGGCTGGACTATGTGAGACAGGCCATCGTGCTGCGCAGGCAGGGAATTGCCGAGCGCCGGGCCGCGTTGCAGGAGTCGGAAGGGTGA
- a CDS encoding CinA family protein has protein sequence MSFPAAEAVRLLTVRGETVAVAESLTGGLVAAELTSVPGASKVFRGSITAYATELKHELLGVDATLLAQRGAVDAQVAAQMAAGVRKALGADWGLATTGVAGPEPQDGQPVGTVFVALDGPFGPGAGSAGGGKVEALRLNGRRAEIRMESVRSVLALLLRELASEQTGNERAQDTERNGGF, from the coding sequence GTGAGTTTCCCGGCCGCGGAAGCCGTGCGACTACTCACGGTGAGGGGCGAGACGGTCGCCGTCGCCGAGTCGCTGACGGGTGGCCTGGTCGCGGCCGAGCTGACCTCGGTCCCCGGGGCGTCCAAGGTCTTCCGGGGATCGATCACGGCGTACGCGACCGAGCTCAAGCACGAACTGCTCGGCGTCGACGCCACCCTGCTGGCTCAGCGTGGAGCGGTGGATGCGCAGGTCGCGGCCCAGATGGCGGCCGGCGTGCGGAAGGCACTGGGCGCCGACTGGGGCCTCGCGACGACGGGTGTCGCCGGTCCGGAACCACAGGACGGACAACCGGTCGGGACTGTTTTCGTCGCCCTGGACGGGCCGTTCGGACCTGGTGCCGGTTCTGCCGGTGGCGGAAAAGTGGAGGCCCTGAGGTTGAACGGCCGTCGGGCGGAAATTCGTATGGAGAGTGTACGGAGCGTACTCGCACTGCTTCTGAGGGAGCTTGCGAGCGAACAGACTGGGAATGAGCGGGCACAGGATACGGAACGGAACGGGGGGTTTTGA
- a CDS encoding helix-turn-helix domain-containing protein translates to MILLRRLLGDVLRRQRQRQGRTLREVSSSARVSLGYLSEVERGQKEASSELLSAICDALDVRMSELMREVSDELALAELAQSAAATPSEPVPTPVRPMLGSVSVTGVPPERVTIKAPAEAVDVVAA, encoded by the coding sequence ATGATTCTGCTCCGTCGCCTGCTGGGTGACGTGCTGCGTCGGCAGCGCCAGCGCCAGGGCCGTACTCTGCGCGAAGTCTCCTCGTCCGCCCGAGTCTCACTCGGCTATCTCTCCGAGGTGGAGCGGGGGCAGAAGGAGGCTTCCTCCGAACTGCTCTCCGCCATCTGCGACGCGCTGGACGTACGGATGTCCGAGCTCATGCGGGAAGTGAGCGACGAACTCGCTCTCGCCGAGCTGGCCCAGTCTGCAGCGGCCACCCCCAGTGAGCCTGTGCCCACGCCGGTACGTCCGATGCTGGGTTCCGTGTCGGTGACCGGTGTGCCACCGGAACGGGTGACCATCAAGGCGCCCGCCGAGGCGGTCGACGTAGTTGCCGCGTGA
- a CDS encoding Dps family protein, whose product MYVVKSPLSDADLKTVAEALQGALVDLIDLSLVAKQVHWNVVGPRFRSVHLQLDEVVTSARAHTDTVAERASALGVSPDGRASTVAVGSGIAATAGGWIRDAEAVGVLVDALGAVIGRMRERVVATGEADPVSQDILIGVTADLEKHHWMFQAENG is encoded by the coding sequence ATGTACGTCGTGAAGAGCCCGCTGTCCGACGCCGACCTGAAGACCGTCGCCGAGGCGTTGCAGGGTGCCCTCGTCGATCTGATCGATCTCTCCCTCGTGGCCAAGCAGGTTCACTGGAACGTGGTCGGGCCCCGCTTCCGCAGCGTCCACCTGCAGCTCGACGAGGTGGTGACGAGCGCACGCGCCCACACCGACACGGTCGCCGAGCGCGCTTCGGCGCTGGGTGTCTCACCCGACGGGCGGGCCTCGACGGTGGCCGTGGGCAGCGGAATCGCCGCGACAGCCGGCGGCTGGATCAGGGACGCGGAGGCGGTCGGGGTGCTCGTGGACGCGCTGGGGGCGGTGATCGGGCGGATGCGCGAGCGGGTGGTGGCGACCGGGGAGGCGGACCCCGTCTCGCAGGACATCCTGATCGGGGTCACCGCGGATCTGGAGAAGCACCATTGGATGTTCCAGGCCGAGAACGGGTGA